One region of Oceanipulchritudo coccoides genomic DNA includes:
- a CDS encoding DUF2256 domain-containing protein, producing the protein MAHKKPNLPTKICPVCERPFAWRKKWARCWDSIIYCSGRCRRNKHQDNG; encoded by the coding sequence ATGGCTCACAAGAAACCCAACCTGCCTACCAAGATCTGCCCGGTCTGCGAGCGCCCCTTTGCCTGGCGCAAGAAATGGGCGCGCTGCTGGGACTCGATCATCTACTGCTCGGGGCGTTGCCGTCGCAACAAACATCAAGACAATGGCTAA